The Bacillus oleivorans genomic sequence ACGAATACAACCAGCGAATTGAAGATTTAAGTGCACAGCTTGGAGACCAATTGAGTAAGAAAATTTCGGTTGTTCGCTTCATGGCAGGGGACGTTCGGATTTACCACAAAGACTCATTTTCTGGTGTAATTCTTGAGCAGCTTGGCTTTGCTCGGGCTGAAGGTCAGGATGTCAATGATTTTGCTGAAACGAATGTTACAAAAGAAAGAATTCCTGCGATGGATGGGGACGTCTTATTCTATTTCACATATGAAACCGGTGATGGTGAAGCAACGAAACTTGAAGAGGATTGGGTAAACGATCCCCTCTTCCAACAATTAAACGCTGTTTCAAGCGGAAATGCCCATCGTGTAAGTGACACCATTTGGAACACAGCCGGCGGAGTTATTGCTGCAAACTTAGTGTTAGATGAAATGGAGCAGATTTTTCTTCAATAGTAAAAGTTAACCCCACAAAGATCTTGAGAGATTTTTGTGGGGTTTTATTTTTGGCGCGAGTTTGCCTGTATTGGAGCAATTTTATAATTATAATTTTTAGAGCGGGTTTTCACGAGATTGAGCAGAAATTCATTTTCTTGGAGCCGGTCGCTGCAAAAATAGAGCAGGTTTTCCTTTTTTTTGAGTCGGTTCCTGTCATCTTCAATCAACTTTCCTCAACATTGGAGCGTTTCCTTCAACTTTGGAGCAACATACCCCTGCATGGAGCGAGTCTCCCACTTTGGAGCAACTTTCCCCTGCACCCGAGCAAATCCTTTCCACTTTAGGACAAACTTGTTTCCCAACATCGAGCGATCCTCTTTCCCTGCTTCTTTCCCGCCCCTTTCTTCATCTTCATCACTTAGATTTTTGTACCTATTTTCTTCCCATAAATTATCATATTTTGGTCATACTATCCTCATATAGGTGAATTTTCCCGATTTGGGGTGGCAATATGAAAGGCTGGTTAAGCTGGTATAAGGATTTAAAGAAGAAGAAAAAAGAAAAAAAGCAAAATAAGGATTCCAAGAAAACGGAGTCTTCAGAGAAACAGAACACTCAAACGGAAGCACAAAAGCAAGCTAAATCTGTTTATGAGTTATCAAATGATTTTAAGGAAGTCATTTATCCAAATAAAGCAACGGGAGAAGAATTTGTTGTTTCATTCTATACGTCATTATCAGAAACAAAAATAATTGAACAATTCATTCTGCCAAAACTATTAGAGCAAGGTTTTAAAAAACTAGAGGATATTACTGATATCCTCTCTGTTCCAGGCATTAAAATCTCTGATTTTTCTTGCCGAGATGAACATCTCTTAAGAGGGTCTGTCGAAATCAGAATAAGCGGAGATAAAGAGAGAGCAGCCTACTTAGAAGCTAGTAAAAATATTGGAAGAAACATTGCTGCACCTGAGGTTGAATTCAGTGTAATAGGACCCAAAGAAGCGTTTGTAGAATCTTACGGCCAGAATATTAACCTTTTAAGAAAAAGGCTTCCAATAAAAGAGCTGGTTATTATTGAAAAAATAATAGGTAAGTATTCAAAAACGAAAGTTGGCGTTGCTTATATTCAAGGTCTCGCAAATGAAGAAAACATCAATACCATAATGCAGCGGCTGGATGATATGGAATATGACAATATTCCTGACAGCAGCTTTATTGAACAAATTATATCCGATCAGCATAATTCACCTTTTCCTTTAGCTTTGGATACAGAAAGGCCAGACCGAGCCGCTTCTGTATTAACAGAAGGAAAGATCGTCATCATATCTGATGGTTCTCCGCATGTGCTGATTGCGCCTACAACATTAATAGAATTTTTCAGTTCGTTTGATGATTATTTAACAAACTGGATGCTGGCTTCTTTTTTCCGGGTCATCCGATTGTTCTCGGTTGCCTTTTCGATATTAATTACACCTATTTATGTAGCAGCGCTCACCTATCACTATGAATTAATACCAGGTGATTTAATGGGTACACTTGTGGCTTCAAGACAGGTTGTTCCATTACCGCCATTTTTTGAAGCCCTCTTTCTTGAACTGGTTATTGAGCTGCTAAGAGAAGCAGGGGCACGATTGCCTACAAAAGTAGGTCAGACAATTGGGATTGTTGGCGGGATCGTTATCGGGACAGCATCCGTTGAAGCAGGTTTGACGAGTAATGTATTACTCATTCTAATCGCTCTTGCGGCTTTAGCATCGTTTACAACCCCGGTCTATAAGATTGGTAATGCCATTCGTGTCCTTCGTTTTCCATTTCTGATTTTTGCGCAATTATGGGGATTACTGGGGATTGTATATTGCTTCGCATGGCTGATGACTTACACCCTTAATTTAACATCACTTGGCCGTCCTTTTTTAGAACCGCTCTATCCGCCTAGATTAACTGATTTTAGAGATGCTATTTTTCGTCTTCCTTTTAGAAGGCAAACCGTAAGGCCAATGTTTACTCGTACAAAGAAACCAGAAAAAATTATTCCTAAGGATTTAAAAAAGACAAAGGATATTGACGAATAATCTGGGAAGCAAGATTGGAGGGAAAAAAATGAATCCGCCATCTATACCGGAAACAAGGAAGGTATCGTATTACCTTATTTATTTTCTCATCATTTCTATGCAAATTGGAATAGGTGTCTTAGGATTTCAAAGAATAGTGGCAGAACCAGCTGGTCATGATGCTTGGATAGCTGTTCTGGTATCAGGGCTTTCCATCCATATCATTTTATTCCTCCAATTTAAAATTTTGGAGTATGGAGGCGGAGATATTATTCAAGCCCATCGGATGGCATTTGGCAAGTGGATCGGAAATGTGTTTAGCCTCCTTTTTGCTCTTTATTTCACGATCTCAGCAATAACGATTTTGCGAACATATTTAGAAGTTGTACAGGTTTGGATGTTTCAAGAATTAGAGTTATTTTGGATCTCTTTAGCCTTTTTGGTTCTGATTTATTATATTGTATCAAGCGGATTTCGAACGGTAACTGGAGTCGCTTTCTTTGGAACAGTCTTACCCTCTTATCTAGTTTTTACATTTGCTTTTATATTTCCGTTTTCTGACTTCTCAAATTTACTTCCAATATTTGATACAAACATCAAGGAGCTAGCTCAGTCATCGCTAAATATGTCATTAACGTACATAGGGTATGAGACCATGCTTATGTTCTACCCATTTATCAAAGACCCGAATAAATCGAAAAAGTGGGCTCACCTTGGAATTTTAACCGTCACCCTTTTTTATACGATCGTTACAGCTCTCACCTTTACCTTTTTTAGTAAGGATCAATTAAAAGAAACGGTTTGGGCGACTCTTTCTATATGGAAAATTGCTCAGTTGCCATTTATTGAAAGAATTGAATATATCGGTATTGGAAACTGGATTTTAATCATTCTTCCTAATCTATGTATTACACTATGGTGTGGCAGCCGAATTGTTAGACAGATTACACATTTGCGCCAGAGAAAGGCTTTATTCATCCTTTGTCTATTAGTACTGGTAGCCGTTACTTACATTGAAAAAAGGGAACATATCAATAATTTAAATACCTGGCTAGGACGCACTGGGTTTTATCTTAACTATGCATATGTTCCGATTCTGCTCGTTATTTTACTTGTTGTTCGAAAGGTGAGATCAAAAAATGTTTCAAAAAAACAGCAAAACTAAGCTGTTCCTCTGTATTCTCATTTCTCTTTTTTGGCTGACGGGCTGTGCTGATCCAGAAGTAATAGATGAAATCAGTATTATGACGGGAATAGGCTATGATCTCGATGAAAACAAGATTAAAGGTACTGCCCTCTATCCTTCCTATTTGCCTGAAGGCACTGTTGAAAATGTAACTATTACAGCAACCAATGATATTGCGAGAAAGGTAATTATAGAAATGCAGAGAAAATCGCCTAATCCGCTTGTCACTGGCAGTCTTGAGGTCGTAATATTTGGCAAAGAATTTGCAACGGAAATGGGGATATTTAGAATAGTGGATTCTCTTCAGCGGGACCCAAGTGTTGGGGCAAGATTATATTTAATAGTCAGCGATGGAACTGCTGCGGAAATATTGAATGAGCAATTAGGCGGAGAAGGTACTGGTGAGTATTTATCGAGTCTTATTGACCACAATATTCGGGTACGAGACCTTCCCGAAACAAACTTACATTTATTTGCATTCAGTTACCACCAAGAAGGGAGAGATCCCTATTTACCGATAATGAAACGAATAGGGGAAAAGGATATTACCATAAGTGGTGTGGCAATTTTCAAAAAGGATAAAGTCATTTATGAAATACCAGAGGATAAAATGCTTTATTTTAAACTATTAGTTGATAAGTATAGTAAAGGCTCAGTTTCAGCGCGAAATGAAGAACAAGAGTCCACCATGAGAGTGGTCGACTCCAATACCAATTATATCATTGAGAAAAAAAACGGAGTGGTTGACAAGATCCTGATTCAAATCAAGATTGAAGCCATTGTTTTAGAGTATTCAGGGAAAAGATTAACGCAGAAAGAAGTTGAGAAGCTGGAAAAAGATTTCTCAGACTATATCAAACGGGAATGTACGGAATTACTTAAAACTTTCCAGGAACTAAAGGTCGATCCAGCTGGAATTGGACGAGAGGTTAAAAGTGTAACGTATGGATTTGATATAAAGAAATGGGAAGAATCACAATATCCAAATGTCGAAATTACGGTTGAGCCCGACGTAACGATTTCTGAGACAGGTGTAGTGGAATAAACAGGTAAATCGAGAGGTTGTCTAGACTGGGACATCTCTCTTTCAGACCACCTCTATTGATTAAAGACTATTTATTCTTCTTTAGCCAATCCTGAAGATCTTCTTTTAATTCTAACGGCAGCTCGGTTGTAGTAACGCGTTTAAATAGTTTAAAAATTGGCTCTTGCTGATAGACTCGCAGGCGATTTTCATCATGCCCTGCCCAAGTCCATGATTGAAGATTAGAAATCGGAACATTAACACCATAGATTAATATGCCTTTTTCCCTAACTTCCAGTACATTAGAAAACATTGTATAAGAAGCTAGCGAAACGGCAACCATAATTAGGCCAAACGCGACCAATTCCCAGCTTCCTTTTGATAAAATCAGGTAGAAAATTGTATAAATTGAAATCGGAGTGTAGAAATATAGGAATACCTGGCCCATTTTATATTGGAAAGATTCCGTGCTTCGAATTTGTTTGATTCCTTTCCCTGCCCGGGCACCCTTCGGAAAAATTTTGGCCCCCAGCTTTTTTCGATGAAAAGGATGAGTAATTAATACGATATTCCAAATCACAATCACAGTCAAAAACAGCGTTATCACTAATTGCAGCCCATACATGAAGATACCCTCCAACCTCCGTATAATTTCTTATTATACACAAGATTGGACTCCTTTTCAGTTCTTATTAGGTGCAGAATTAAATGAAATAAACCCTTTGCCAGTTTCTAAATACGACTTTAAACTGGTAAGTATCTGATTCCAATTGTGTTTATGCCAATCCATCGCCTGGAGCCACTCGGTTCCTTCTCCCCACCCACTATGTGAGACTGTAATGGACGTTTTATCAGATATTTCTTTTAAACAAACGGCTACAACCGTTGAAGCTTCTGTCAAAGGGTTTGCTATTTCCGGAATCCTCCATTGAAATACGAGACGATAGGTAGGCTGGATCGAAAGTATTCTGCAGATTTCGTCTGACATATCGATTTCCTGTTCTGCATGATAGATCAATTCATATCTGCCGCCTTCAACTGCTTCTATAGCAGCTTTAGGCACGAACCATTTCATGACTTCATCGCTGATTGTCCATGCTTGCCAGACTAAATCTTTACTCGCTTTAACTACTAAATTCTCTTTAAGTATTTGCACAGTCCGACCTCCTCCTAATCTCAGGATAATTTTACCATAGTTAGCGTCTTTCTTTGTACTACAAAACCAATTTATTTTTCTATTTTTCGAAAAATTAGTTATATTGTAATTTCCCATAAAAAAGACATGAAATAAAAAGATTTCATGTCGAGTTTATAAATCAGTTATTAAAGGGCTTCCTCTACTTGTTTAACCATTTCTGCAACGGAAACAACGCCTCCGCCAGATAGGTACCAATAATTCGGGTCTAAATAGATGATATGATCATTTTGGTAAGCTTTTGTCATTTTAACAAGTTCATTTTCTACTACTTGCTTAGCAGAGGATTCCCCGCCGACAACAGCACCGCGATCTATAACAAATAGATAATCAGGATCTTTTTCCACAATATATTCAAAGGAAATACTTTGACCATGTGTTGAAGATTCTATACTTTCATCTACAGGTGTAATCCCAAATACATCATGAATTAATCCAAATCTTGAACCTTGTCCGTAAGCACTTACTTTCCCATCATTGGCCAAAATAATAAGGGCATTTTCTCCCATTGCCGCTGCCTTTTCATTTAAATCTTGAATAGACTTATCAATTTCAGCTAGTTTTTCTTCGGCAACATCTTCTTTCCCAAAGATTTCTGCAAGTTTATTGACATTTTCTTTAAAAGAATTCATATAGTTTTGTGTATCATTTTCCATATAAATTGTAGGAGCAATCTCACTTAACCGTTCGTATAGAGCGGATTGTCTACCCGAAATGATAATAAGGTCTGGTGCAATTTCGTCGATTTTTTCAAAATCAGGTTCCTTCAAGCTGCCTACGTTCTCAAATTGACCATCTTCATATTTGGACAGATAAGCTGGGATATTTTCTTTTGGAATCCCTGTAACTTCTACCTCAAATGTGTCTAAAGTATCTAAAACACCAAAATCAAATACTACTACTTTTTCAGGATTTTTGGGTACAACGGTTTCTCCTAATTTATGTGCAATGGTAAGCTCTCCACTATCAGCAGCAGACTCTGCATTTGAGCTGGCATCAGAATTACATCCCGCTAATATGACAGTCAGGAAGATTGCCACCAAAATAAAAATTGGCGTTTTTCTCACTTTCATCACCTTCTATAATTAAATTGTTCTTATGTAATGCATTGATAATCATTATCAATGACTATATTAAGTGATAATGATTATCAATGTCAATAAGTTTTTTTCTATGCACTAAAAAAGCCCACCTATAAGATGGGCTTTTACAATTAAAATTCATTTTTATTTTGATTTAGATTCTGATTTTGGTTTAAATTTTGGTTTAGATTTTGGTTTAAATTTTTACTGTGGTTTTGATTTTGATTTGGATTTTGCATAACTGCTGGCATAAATTCTTTTGCCATTTCAGCTAAAGCATAATTATTTCCTTTGTTACCAGTAAAGTTTCTGGTACGCTGCATCATATTTTGTAACGGCACTCTTAGATTTCGATTTCGGCTGGCAAGGACTCCTACAGCTGTGCCAAGACCTATTAAGGAAATAAGAGTCCAACCCCTATTGTTTCTTCTTCTTTGAAATCTGTTCATTAGCTGTGGGGCTTGTCTTCCAAGTCTCATTATTTGACGCATCCACCTTGCATTGTTCATTGTTATACCCCCCATTTATTCACGAAAGGTGAAAAATGAGTTCACCCCTCACTATAATAGGATGTTTCGAACAGGTGAATTTCATAACAGTAAGAAATGCCATTTGCGATATGGGTTATGAATTGTTAAACACTTGTGAAATTTCTTTTTCCGCAAAAGATTCGTTTACTTTTTCTAACTCCTTGTGCTCATTAACTGAATCTCCTGCATAGCGGTCGACTGTATTATAGGGGTGAGCCGAATCCAGGTCGGTTCGGATTCCATATTCCTCCGTTTTTTTATACGTCAAATTGTTGTTCTTTTCCTTTTTCATTTGGATCACCTCACTGATAGGTTCTGCCGATCGGTGAATTTTCATGCTATCCTAACCAAAAAGAATTAATCGTCATCTCCAGTAATCTTTATAGCAGGTGTATTGTTATATATATAGGTTGGAGGGAAATCACTCTCCGGATTCTCATCTTTATGGTAAAAAGCCTTTTGAAGTTTCCCATTGGTTACATTAGGGTCATTATTTTGATTTTTTCTCCCTTCATGCAACTCGCTATCCTCCAGAATCTCATTGATTTTTAAATTTGCTTCTGTGGCTTCTTGATCGATTTTCTTGTTCATTTTCAATCCCCCTGAGTTTTCAAAATGTGAATCTCAGCTTTATTATTAAGAATTAGGATAAAAAATATGATGTCTCCGATTTTATTTATTTGATTTCTTAGATTTGGCTATCTCGTCAACGAGCTTTTCTGCCGCTCTTCTGTAAAAGTTACTCATAGTGGCAAATGAGGCAATAAGTAAAAACTGATTAAGATAATCAGAATCAGAATCGTTGAAACTTTCCACTTCTTTTATGACTTCACAAAGTGACTCTTCTAGACTCGATTCAAAACGATTTAGATTTTGTTGTGTCAGGAAGAGATAGCTGTTGTAAACTTTAGCCAGATCAAAATCCTCCTGAACGATTTTTTGATTCATTAGCTCCAGGGTTGTTTTGATATCACTTATCGAGAGGGCACCTTTTAATTGATAAATTAAACTGATCAAGAGAATATGCTCTTTAGAATATTTTTTATTTTTTATAGGAAAAAATAGCTTTCCTTTTGCATAATTGTTTATCATCGTCTTGGTTAAAACCTTTTCGTCTTCATTTCGTTTAGCAGTCTCGTAATGAGTTTCAAACAGCTGAATGACCTGATCCATATATAAATCGATATTTGGAATATCATTTGCAGCGATGTAATTATCGAGATGTAAATCCTTAATTATTTTTTTAACATTTTCCATTCTAAAAACCTCGTCTATACTATTTTTTCCATTATACGGCATGTTTTATTTTCCGTAAAGCTTGACCATATGCTGTAATGGCTATATCATTATAAGTAGTATTGAAAACTACATGTTAAATATAGGGGTGATGTAATGAGTGCTTTTATTCGGGAACCAATCAATGGCTTAACTCATTTATTCGGAGCTGTTCTGTCTTTCATCGGTTTACTGGCCATGGTTATCAAAGTATCCACGACTTCTGCGGCTCCTCTATCGATTACGGCAGTTATTATTTTTGGCGTAAGTATGATTCTCTTGTATTCCGCTTCGGCCACTTATCATATGGTCATAGCCAGGGAACATGTGATTGCTTTTTTAAGAAGAATCGACCACTCGATGATATTCG encodes the following:
- a CDS encoding spore germination protein — its product is MKGWLSWYKDLKKKKKEKKQNKDSKKTESSEKQNTQTEAQKQAKSVYELSNDFKEVIYPNKATGEEFVVSFYTSLSETKIIEQFILPKLLEQGFKKLEDITDILSVPGIKISDFSCRDEHLLRGSVEIRISGDKERAAYLEASKNIGRNIAAPEVEFSVIGPKEAFVESYGQNINLLRKRLPIKELVIIEKIIGKYSKTKVGVAYIQGLANEENINTIMQRLDDMEYDNIPDSSFIEQIISDQHNSPFPLALDTERPDRAASVLTEGKIVIISDGSPHVLIAPTTLIEFFSSFDDYLTNWMLASFFRVIRLFSVAFSILITPIYVAALTYHYELIPGDLMGTLVASRQVVPLPPFFEALFLELVIELLREAGARLPTKVGQTIGIVGGIVIGTASVEAGLTSNVLLILIALAALASFTTPVYKIGNAIRVLRFPFLIFAQLWGLLGIVYCFAWLMTYTLNLTSLGRPFLEPLYPPRLTDFRDAIFRLPFRRQTVRPMFTRTKKPEKIIPKDLKKTKDIDE
- a CDS encoding GerAB/ArcD/ProY family transporter translates to MNPPSIPETRKVSYYLIYFLIISMQIGIGVLGFQRIVAEPAGHDAWIAVLVSGLSIHIILFLQFKILEYGGGDIIQAHRMAFGKWIGNVFSLLFALYFTISAITILRTYLEVVQVWMFQELELFWISLAFLVLIYYIVSSGFRTVTGVAFFGTVLPSYLVFTFAFIFPFSDFSNLLPIFDTNIKELAQSSLNMSLTYIGYETMLMFYPFIKDPNKSKKWAHLGILTVTLFYTIVTALTFTFFSKDQLKETVWATLSIWKIAQLPFIERIEYIGIGNWILIILPNLCITLWCGSRIVRQITHLRQRKALFILCLLVLVAVTYIEKREHINNLNTWLGRTGFYLNYAYVPILLVILLVVRKVRSKNVSKKQQN
- a CDS encoding Ger(x)C family spore germination protein, coding for MFQKNSKTKLFLCILISLFWLTGCADPEVIDEISIMTGIGYDLDENKIKGTALYPSYLPEGTVENVTITATNDIARKVIIEMQRKSPNPLVTGSLEVVIFGKEFATEMGIFRIVDSLQRDPSVGARLYLIVSDGTAAEILNEQLGGEGTGEYLSSLIDHNIRVRDLPETNLHLFAFSYHQEGRDPYLPIMKRIGEKDITISGVAIFKKDKVIYEIPEDKMLYFKLLVDKYSKGSVSARNEEQESTMRVVDSNTNYIIEKKNGVVDKILIQIKIEAIVLEYSGKRLTQKEVEKLEKDFSDYIKRECTELLKTFQELKVDPAGIGREVKSVTYGFDIKKWEESQYPNVEITVEPDVTISETGVVE
- a CDS encoding SRPBCC family protein, encoding MQILKENLVVKASKDLVWQAWTISDEVMKWFVPKAAIEAVEGGRYELIYHAEQEIDMSDEICRILSIQPTYRLVFQWRIPEIANPLTEASTVVAVCLKEISDKTSITVSHSGWGEGTEWLQAMDWHKHNWNQILTSLKSYLETGKGFISFNSAPNKN
- a CDS encoding siderophore ABC transporter substrate-binding protein, whose product is MRKTPIFILVAIFLTVILAGCNSDASSNAESAADSGELTIAHKLGETVVPKNPEKVVVFDFGVLDTLDTFEVEVTGIPKENIPAYLSKYEDGQFENVGSLKEPDFEKIDEIAPDLIIISGRQSALYERLSEIAPTIYMENDTQNYMNSFKENVNKLAEIFGKEDVAEEKLAEIDKSIQDLNEKAAAMGENALIILANDGKVSAYGQGSRFGLIHDVFGITPVDESIESSTHGQSISFEYIVEKDPDYLFVIDRGAVVGGESSAKQVVENELVKMTKAYQNDHIIYLDPNYWYLSGGGVVSVAEMVKQVEEAL
- a CDS encoding DUF1836 domain-containing protein, with amino-acid sequence MENVKKIIKDLHLDNYIAANDIPNIDLYMDQVIQLFETHYETAKRNEDEKVLTKTMINNYAKGKLFFPIKNKKYSKEHILLISLIYQLKGALSISDIKTTLELMNQKIVQEDFDLAKVYNSYLFLTQQNLNRFESSLEESLCEVIKEVESFNDSDSDYLNQFLLIASFATMSNFYRRAAEKLVDEIAKSKKSNK